The genomic stretch TGTTCGCCCCGCTGGCCGAGCAGAAGAACATCGCGCTCGAGACGGAGGTCGGTCCGGGTTCGCTCTGGATGCACGTCGACGAAAAATCCGCCCGCCTCGTGGTGAGCAATCTCCTGCAGAACGCCGTGCACTACACGCCCCCGGCGGGACGCGTCACAATCGCCCTCTCCTCGCGTCCGGATGCGGTGTGTATCGAGGTTCGTGATACGGGCATCGGCATCGCTCCGGAGCACGTGGATCGCATCTTCGAACGCTTCTACCGCGTCGACTCCGCCCGCTCGCGTCAAGTCGGCGGCACCGGTCTCGGACTCGCCATCGTGAAGCACCTCACCGTCGCGATGGGCGGGCAGGTGTCGGTCGAAAGCGAACTCGGGCTCGGCAGCACGTTCCGCGTTCAATTCCGCGCCGCACCGTCGGTGGAGGAAGCTCCCAGGAACTGACGATACAGATCGTGATATCGACCGCCCGCGAGCAGCAGCTCCCGATGCGAGCCTCGCTCCACGATTCTTCCGTGTTCGAGCACGAGGATCAGATCCGCCGTCCGAATGGTGCTCAGTCGATGCGCCACGACCAAGGACGTGCGCCCCGCGACGAGTTTGCCCAGCGCCTGTTGCAACCGACTCTCGGTGATGGTGTCGATCGCGCTCGTCGCCTCGTCGAGCACGAGGATCCGCGGATCGGAGAGCATCGCCCGCGCGAAGCACACGAGCTGCCGCTGTCCCAGCGACAGCGCGCTCCCGCGTTCGCCGACTTCGGTCAGCAGCCCCTGCGGCAACGCCTCCAACAGATCCAGACAATCGATCGCCGCAGCCGCCGCGCGCACGTCGTCGTCGCCGGCATCGGGCCGCCCGAGCCGGATGTTGTCCATCACGCTACCGCCGAAGAGAAAGTTGCTCTGCAGCACGATGCCCATGCACCTCCTCACCGACTCGCTGCGCACACGCCGCAGGTCCACACCGTCGATCAGGATCTCGCCCTCGGCGGGGAGATGAAACTTGGCCGCGAGACTCGCGATGGTCGACTTGCCGCTGCCCGTGTGCCCCACCAACGCGACCATCTGCCCCGGCTGCGCCGAGAAGGAAACATCGTGCAGCACCGGCCGACCCGGTTCGTAGGCGAACCCCACGTGCCGAAACTCGATCGCGGCACCCGCACCTGCGCCGCGCGGCAGGTCGATCGCGTCCGGTTCGTCCTCCCACTCCGGCTGCGTATCCAACATTTGGAACACCCGCTCCGCGCCGGCCATGCTGACGATCGCCTGCGTGTTCAGTTGCGCCACGTGCTGCAGCGGCTGGAAGAAGAGGTTGGCGAGGAAGAAGAACGCGATGACGTCGCCCACCTCCATGCCCTCCCAGCCCTGTGTCGCCCCGAAGCCGCCCACCACGAGCAGGATCGCGAGGAAGAGCTGGTTGTTCAGATCGAGCAAAGGGACGTAGAGCGCGGAGTGACCCGCGAGTTCGACGTTGTTGTCCGCATGGCGTTCGACCAGCCGCGCGTAGTCGGCGTCGTTGCGCTCCTGCCGCGAGAAACCGTGGATCACCCGCATGCCGCGCACGCTCTCTGCGAGGAAGCCCGTCAGCCGGCTCTGGCTTTCCGCCACCGCGCGCGAGGAGCGCCCGATGCGCGGATGAAAGTACCGCTGCGCCGCCCAGAAGAACGGCGCGAGCACGAGCAGCACGAGAAACAACACGAGGTTGTTCCACGCCATCAACACCGCCGCGCCCAACATCTGACCGAAGAGCAGAAGACTGAAGAAGAACACCTGTTGCACGCCGCGCCGTACCGCCTCGATGTCGGTGATGAACCGACTCAGGATGCGCCCCAACTTGGTCTTGTGGTAGAACGCCAGCGGCATGCGTTGCAGGTGCGCGAAGAGCCCTGCGCGCAGGTCGTGCACGACCGCTTCGCCCATCTCCAACGCCAGTCGTTGCCGGAAGTGGAAGGTCAACTCCGTGAAGACCGCCAGCGCGAGATACGCGCACGCGCCGACGATCGCGCCGTGCCAGTTGCCGCCGGTGATCGGTCCGTTGATCACCGCCCCGATGCACCACGCCAGCGCGGGCTTCTGGATCGCGCGCAGGATGGTGAAAGCGAACACCGCGTTGCGCTTCGCCGCGTACGGTCGCGTGAAGCCGAGCACGCGACGCACGGTGCTCCATTGCAGCGTGCCCCTGGGTTTCTCGCCGGCCGCGAGTCGATCTCGGTGTGTCGGAAGTCCGGCCAACGATGCAAAGCTCACGAGACCACCTCCTCTTCGCGCACGCCTTCAGCGTGCTCCGCGAAGGCTTCGCGGCTTTCTTCGTCCTCCATCTGCAACAACGCCGCCCGTCGATAAATGCCTTCCGTACGCATCAGCGCGTCGTGCGTGCCGCGCTGCACGATCCGACCTCGCTCCAACACGAGCACGAGGTCGGCGCGCTGCAAGGTGCCGAGTCGGTGCGCGACGATGAAGGTCGTGCGACCCGCGATCGCGCGCTCGATCGCCTCGAGTATTTCGTGCTCGGTCTCCGGATCGATCGCCGCCGTCGGGTCGTCGAGGAGCAGGATCGCAGGATCGGTCAGGATCGCCCGCGCGATCGCGAGCCGTTGCCGCTGACCACCCGAAAGATCGACGCCCCCCTCTCCCAACACGGTGTCGTAGCCGTCGGGCAACGCCTCCACGAACGCATGCGCCGCCGCGATCTTCGCCGCACGGACGATGTCCTCTCGCGTCGCCTCCGGTCGCCCGAAGGCGATGTTGGCCGCCACGGTGTCGCTGAAGAGGAAACTCTCCTGGAAGACGACGCCCACGTGCCGCCGCAGCAGGTCGAGCGGCAAGCGACGCACGTCGTGTCCATCGACCCGCACGCTTCCGGATTGCGGGTCCGCGAAGCGCGGGATCAGGCCGAGCAACGCACTCTTGCCCGACCCCGTCGCGCCCACCAGCGCGACCCGACTGCCCGCCGGGACGTGAAAGTCGACGTCCCGCAAGACCGCCGCGTCCGTTCCGTATCCAAAGTTCACCGACACGAAACGCACGTCACCCGTCAAGTCGACGATCGACACCGGTTGCTCCGGATCCGTCACTTCCAGCGGCGCATCGATGATCTCGAAGACGCGTCGCGCGCCCGCGAGGCTCTCCTGCACGCCGTTGGCGATCTGCGCCACGGTCGAGACCTGATTGGAGAACTGCTGCAGGAGCCCCGCGAACACGATCAATCCGCTGCCCAGCGCGAGCCTGCCTTCGATCACCAGCCACCCGCCGTGCACGAGCAGGACGACCAGACTGATCTGCGTGAGTAGATCGACCGCGGGCGAAAAGGTACTCACGCGCCAGAAGATGCGACGTTGGTGATCCTGCACCGCCGCGTTGGCGCGCTCGAATCGCTCCCGCGCTTCCCGCTCGCGCGCCAGGCCCTTGACGGTCTGCACGCCCTCCACGATCTCCGCCAGTTCGGTGATCATGCGGTCGAACAACGCCCGCCCGTGCGCGTAGAGCGGATGCACGACGCGCGAGAACGCGATGCATGCGATCCACAACACCGGCAGCGTCGCCAGACAACTCGCCGTCAACCACGGATCCACCCGCCACATGTAGAGCGTGTAGACGCCGATCGAGATCACGGTCACGAGACTCTGGATGAGCACGGTGTCCACGAACGTCCGCACCGCTTGGATGTCGCCGGTCGCTCGGTTGATGATCGCGCCGCTGTTCTGCCGTTCCACCACGCCGAGACTGAGCCGCTGCAGCTTCGCGTAGACGCGCCTTTGCAACGCACCGACGATCTTGCGATGCACGAGGTGCGCGAGCGCGAGCCCCGCTCCCCACGAGAGCCCTCCGCGCGCAACGGCCGCCGCCACGACGATGCCCGCCAACACGCCGAGCACTTCCATCGGGCGCCACGTCTCCGGCGGCGCGAGACCGAACGGCCAGACGGCCGACGCCGCCCCGGGCTCCAGCGTCTCCCGCAAGTAGTCGATGCCGACACCGGTCAGACCGAGCCCGAGCAATCCGAGCGAAAGCAGCGCGAGTTGGAAACAAACGACCACCGCGCACGCCGCACGGTGCTCCCAACAGAGGCGCAACAACCGTCCGAGCACCGGTCGCGACTCGGCGCCGAACGACGCGCCGACATCGGCGGCAGCGCCCGCTTTCGAGCGCGTCGAAGTGTGCGCGGTTTCCGTCCGTTTCAAGATCGTCATGCCCCGCGATCGTAGGACCCGCCGCGGGTCGCGCGATGATCGATTCGTCGGTTCACGGTCGTTTCATCCCGGCTTTATCCACCGTT from Opitutales bacterium ASA1 encodes the following:
- a CDS encoding ABC transporter ATP-binding protein is translated as MSFASLAGLPTHRDRLAAGEKPRGTLQWSTVRRVLGFTRPYAAKRNAVFAFTILRAIQKPALAWCIGAVINGPITGGNWHGAIVGACAYLALAVFTELTFHFRQRLALEMGEAVVHDLRAGLFAHLQRMPLAFYHKTKLGRILSRFITDIEAVRRGVQQVFFFSLLLFGQMLGAAVLMAWNNLVLFLVLLVLAPFFWAAQRYFHPRIGRSSRAVAESQSRLTGFLAESVRGMRVIHGFSRQERNDADYARLVERHADNNVELAGHSALYVPLLDLNNQLFLAILLVVGGFGATQGWEGMEVGDVIAFFFLANLFFQPLQHVAQLNTQAIVSMAGAERVFQMLDTQPEWEDEPDAIDLPRGAGAGAAIEFRHVGFAYEPGRPVLHDVSFSAQPGQMVALVGHTGSGKSTIASLAAKFHLPAEGEILIDGVDLRRVRSESVRRCMGIVLQSNFLFGGSVMDNIRLGRPDAGDDDVRAAAAAIDCLDLLEALPQGLLTEVGERGSALSLGQRQLVCFARAMLSDPRILVLDEATSAIDTITESRLQQALGKLVAGRTSLVVAHRLSTIRTADLILVLEHGRIVERGSHRELLLAGGRYHDLYRQFLGASSTDGAARN